The segment CGTTGTGTGAGGATTGAGAGGCGGACTCAAGCGTgcagccaagagccaaagaCCCCAATCCCTTGAACCAACGGTGCCACGCTTGACGCGCATCCCACCAGGAGTGAGGCACCCTCGGGCCGCAAGGCCAAGTGAGTCGAGTGAGAGCGAACGCGTCAGGCGCCTGACTGAGAGGGGGATTTGGGCCACGTGCCAAGAATCGCTAGCCCCAGTCAGTAGAGCCGGCGGTGCCACGATCGGCGACGCCGTGGGGGGCCCAGGGAGCGACACGCTCATTGAACCACAGAGGAGAACCACGAGGAGAACCCGCACCGGAGTCGGAATAGCGTAAgacttaagataccaataaagCATATTAGCGTACCAGTACAAGACCCAACCCGTGCCTTCTTACTTGTCGTCGGGGCAACATACAAATATTGTTGCAGCGAGCCTACCGACCGCTGAGCCAGCCCAGCTGCATCAGACGGGAAAAGAACGGATCGTTACCAAAAGAAGCCAAAAGAAAAACGTGAAAGTAAATAAACAAACAgcaagagagggggagagaaacaaacaacaacagcaaggTGAAGAGACGGTCTCAAGAAGGTCTTTCTTGAGCGAATTTTGCAAACATGGGCTGTGCCACGACCAGCGTTAAGATCACCTCCATTATACTGAATGCCATTTTAGGGGTAAGTCATCATTGCCTATAAGGAATACCAATTAGCcataacagcagcaacagagtCAAGTATAGCGCAagtacatacgagtatatatgatatatgtatgtatgagtATTACATTTGAGCAAGGAAATTAGCATGATGTCATGGGGGACAAGTGAACGCACTTCAAAAGTCCAACAAAAACAGCCTCAAAATGAATTATTTTCAAAAATTATTCCTATATGTACGGACTAGTGTTCGGCGGAGGAGAGCTTCAGAGCATATACTAAGCTGAATGTTTTCATTCTACTTTGGGTGTATTTTTAACCGATTTCTGTCGTGTTTGTCAGTCGCGAGCACACCTGAATGATGGCCTCAAGGTGGCAGCCGACTGACTACCCTGACCACCCTGCCTTCTCCGCCGCCCTCCCTGCGGTTGCCATGGAGAACTTGTTTACGGTTTACGCCATTCCCAGACGGACCCAGCCAGAGCCTTCAATTGTTCCAATTCCGTTCCCGCAGGATGATGATGTCATGCCAatgtacatgtgtatgtatgtacatactcgGATAACCCCGCACTCTGGTTGGCCACCCCGAAATGGCAACAGAGAAGGGAAACAGGGAAGCAGAGAAATCAATAGCGCGGGGAAATCTTTATCACAGACCAGTCAGGCGAACTTCCCCAAGCGATAAATAATGGACGGGATGGCTGGATGCCCTTTGTTGCTGGTGTTAATTGTCATACAAATAGATTGCCACTGAAGGGCATCATCCCGTAATTTATTTCAGCTTCTGGCATTGGGCTCCATTGGATAGATCGCTTACAATGCGGACACCGAGAGCGAGGAGTTCGTCATCGCCGCCTATGTGGCCTGCTCGCTCATCCTCCTGTTCGCCATGCTGGGCATCGTGACGGTCATCCGAGAGTCGGTGGCCCTGACTGCAACGGTAAGGGGCTCAGAATAATCTCAACAGGAAGTCTCTTAATAAGGattcattttcatttcaatCCCCAGAGTGCCGTGTTCCTGCTGGTACTGGCCATACCGCAGATCGTGAGCACCTGCATGCTTTTGCATCAGTACGAGGTGCAAGGCGGACAGGAGACGGTGGAGGTGGCTTGGCATGCCAACAACATGGACGCACTGCAGCAGAAGCACGAGTGCTGCGGCAAGAGCAGCGCCCAGGACTATGTGCATCTTAACCAGCTTATCCCGCCCAGCTGCTATGCCGATCTTCAGCAGACCACCGACCACCTCTTTCTGGAGGGCTGCATCGAGAAGGTGCAGAGTTTCTATGAGAGCGACAAGCAGCGCTCCATCATTGTGTCCTGGGTTCTGGTTGGATTCGAGGTGGGCCTACATCTCTCTTTTGCCTCCTAAAAATCATATCTAACCGGTTTCGTCTTTTAATTTCGTTTGCAGTTGCTCTGCTTTGTCCCGGCCGTCTTTCTAGCCATTAGCTTCCGCAACAAGCAGCGCCGCCTGCAGTTCTAGGATGGCTCAGAATCGACCTGATCCCACAGTACAAATGCTTCGTACTTTGGGTCTCTCAAGTATTTCCCGCCTAGGCATTTCATTACAAacataaaaacaacaaaaaccaaagTCATTCATTATTTACTCGTACCTAAACCTTTCCTCTAATTAAGTACATCATATAGTCCAATTATCCATTATAATTATCGAAATAaatgtgtctgtgtctgtttGAAAACGTTTCATCGCTTGgcgtttgtttgttttcgtAACTTGATGGAAACATTAAGCATACGACGTGAGGCCCCAGTGAGCTTTAAATGCCGAAATTTTTGGCCAGAGACAGATAACTTGTTGCTGGGAATGCCAAGGCCAGAGTTTGCATAATAATTAGGTAAATGGGCGTCGGGAAATGGCTATAAATCCTACAAAGATGTCCTGAAATCCGCTTCCGTATCCCCTCTCCGATACATATGAGAAAGCTTTTGCGCCTCAATACTCCTTAGGTGCGTTGCGGAAGAAAGCTTTCGAAGCACTGTGACATCATACCACCCAAAAATCTATGACAGAAGCACCGCAACCCCCAcccacaccaccaccaccgcgcATAAAGCACCCGACAATAACAATAATAGCAGCAACAAGAACAGCCATGGGATTCGTTGATTTTATACGAGCGGTGGAATCCACCAACTGGCCCTCGGGGGGCGCCATAATTTCGAATAGAATGCGTCCCATTCAGTCGAACGTCAACGTCTATAGGAAAAGGGCTTTCGTTCAGCTGAGCATTGCCTGGTCGTGTCTCCGCTGGTCACCGCTTCTAGGTAACTGCGCATCGGAAAAACGAAAGAGGACAGGAAGGACGGATAAAGCGATAAGTAATTGGTGCGTTTATTGATTGTTTATCCTTCTGGAGCGTCTTGCAACATGGCCTGTCGCGTGTCGTTTCTGAAAACACTTCTCATCATTCTCAATGTCCTGCTATCGGTGCGTATGCATAATATCTGAGAGGGCTCCTTCGAAACGGCGTTTATTTTGACAGCTAATTGGCGTGACACTGATTGCGCTGTCTGTGTATGAGCTGAACAGCTCCACGCCAGGCACCTTCGAGCACATTGCCATCGTCATCCAGATCTTTGTGGGCTCCTTCGTCATACTGACCTCGTTCCTTGGCTGCTTTGCCGCGGCCCGGGTCTCCCTGGGACTCGTTTGGACTGTAAATAAAGGCTCCTTAAGCAATGACCACATCTGACATTATCTTTCCCTTGCTCCCAGTATGTGATCTGCCTCTTGATCCTGCTCTGCCTGCAGATCTACATCATTGCTGCAGCCCACTCAACGAACTATGTGGAGAGGTCGCGGAGCGAGTTCCTGGCCCTCTGGTCAGATCCCAGAACCAATGTCGAGCGCCTCTCCCTCATCGAGCAGAAGGTGAgtgaggagaagtgtccctaAACGAACTCACGCATGAAATGGAATTGGATTCCCTTTCAGTACTCGTGCTGTGGTCAGGTCGGTGCCCATGATTACATACTGCTCAGCAGGGGAATACCCACGAACTGCTACAGGAACTTCGACAGGCAGCAGGACAACCTCTTCACCGAGGGCTGTCTGGCGGCTGTCCAGGCTCATGCCAACGACAACGTGGCCATCGGTCTCGTCATCAAGTGGCTGCTGTTGGTGGTAGAGGTGAGTCTCTTGTCAGCCTCGATTATAAATTACATGGGGCTTAGCAAGTCAATGGCGGGCCGGAAATAGCTTCCACACCAGATATAGATGGGTTTTCTAATAAAATTTTCCAATACCATCACACAGTTCGCCGCCCTGGGAGCCGCTACACACTTGGGCATCACGGTGCACAACAAATTGCGGCGCGAGAGATTCTAACAGGTTTCCCGAATGGCGATGCACCTGCCCCAACCATGGCCTGGGACCGATGGAAGCAAACAAACCCGTAACAAACACTTATGTACGCCAGCCACCCCCCGTGGATCTGGAATAGGCAGCAAATACGTAGAATAAATAATAAGAACATACCAGAAATATTcgattaattttatttttgccaACTATATGCGTAATATCAGAGATGCGACTAAGTACATAgatgtacgagtacgagtatatgtcTGCCTATAAAGACgcatataaaaatataaatctCGGCCACTCGTCGGGACGCGGCGGGAAAGAAGATGAGCGCCGGACTCTACGAGTAACGACCGGCACACACAAAATACCGAGGCGGAGACCAAGACGAACCCGAACCCGGACGCGGACACGGCACGGACAGCCACTCAGCGGATTTGTAAACATTTCGCTGCTTCTTAGTGATCGTTTTTTGGGTTTTGGCTTTATTTTGCTTTGGCCTGAACGAGTTCTATTCGCGGCAGCCGAAGGCATTAACAGTTTGGGTCACAAGCGGCGCGCGTCGGAAACAGTCGGACGCGAGTGGAAAACGAATTTCCTCCGAGAGAAAAGCGTGTATAGCTGGAGTCGCAGTGTTGTGCCTTCACAGTGTTgaaaatataattattatagctcGTACGAGGGTGATATATTGGTAATAAAGAGGTGTCAGAATGCCAACCATTCGCGTGTGCCAGCAATGGACTGCGGTGGTCTTTAATACGATTACTTTGGTAAGAGTTTCGTCGCTCCACACGGCGCATGAGTTATTTACGATCACAAATATTCGTCTGCAAACAATTGAAATACATAAATTAAGTGCTAAGCAGTGGCTTGTAGTAAATCATTTCATTGAGAATAAATATGTACTATGTTCCGCTCATTGACTCACACGGCGTATGAGTAATGGATTATATTGTATTCGAGTTCATCTCGGCCGTCGACCGTCAAAGCGAAATCATTTAATCTCTTACATTTCTGTGGCATTTTTCATTGTCGAATGTAATTTTTTTCGTTTTGGGCTGCGGCTGCCTGTGTAGATGGCCAATTTGGCAGCAAACAAATCCCACTCCATTCCGAATTTTCCATTTCTGCCAGACAACATGTCACTTGGCGTTCATTTTTCCTCATTTTGCGCTTGTGGTTCTTTTGGCACATTTGAAACTAAAGAAATCGGAGAGAGATCTGTGTATATGCCATTAAAAAATAAAGCCCAAAGTAattcaatttatttttatgccaatattttgtttattttgtatttttgctTCTCTTGCGCTCCGATGACTTCGCCTACATAGCGAACTTCTGTCTCTAAagatttttgttgtattttgtttGGCCATTTCACGGCCCATTAACAAATATTTAATGtgcatatatatttatttttaatcatcatctagatcatcggcaTCCTGGCCGCCCGCCGGTGTCTACGAGCTGGATAGGTATGACGAGTGCTCCGCCGAGCACCTGCAAAAGTTCGTGCAGCTGGGCATGGCGGGGACTATGATTTTGGCAGCCTTTATTGGATGCCTCGGCGCTTTCCTGGGCTCCATCAAGATCCTGGTGGTGGTGAGTATCAGCTGTCCTAGGGTTCAATACAAAAAGTCAACTGCAAGGGAAACAAGTTTTAGCACCTGACTCTGTTGGGAATCCTGATTGTGTCGCACATCTGGAAGCTCTCCCACTACAACGAGAACAAGCAGCTGGATGCCACCGAGGTCTACGTCAAGGCCCTGTGGATGGATGAGCTAGTCCATCAGGGCGCCATTCAGCAGCTGCAGCGAGAGGTGAGTTGTTGATTGTATACCCCTCTGGGAAAACTCCTCTGACGGTCTAATTTCCATGAATTTAGTTCGAGTGCTGCGGCAACAAGGGGTTCGGTGACTACACGAGCCTGAACATCAAGGTGCCCTCCAGCTGTTTCCATACCAGGGACGGCCTTCACGCCCTGCATCCCTATGCCGAGGGCTGCATGGCGGCCGTGAAGCGCGCCTTCCTCCAGATCTACCGCTATGAGAAGTGGGCCCACTGTGGACTCATTGGCTACGAGGTATTCACTGCACGATACTCTCGGCCCcgattattaattaatactTCCCTTTCTGTCTGTTGCAGCTTGTGGGCATCATATTGGGCATCACGATATGCTGTGAGCTGACCAACAAGACACACCGATATGCCTACTGATCCACACACACTTATTTATACTCGTACAGAAGCATTTGCAACATAGTCACATAATAAAACATAATGAACGAAACATTTGATAAAATCTAACATCAGACATCGGCATCATTCAGCAGCTGTGCCCGTGAGCCGGTTACATGGTTGGAGCGCGGCTCTCGTCTAACACCAGGCGGCACTTGGTGACGGCCGAGACGCTGTCGCTCGCGCAGCTTGAAGAGCACGACACTCAGGGCGGTTGTCTGCACCAGAATGAAGATCTATGGGAGGAGTACAGAGGCAGGGTTATTTGTCTGACAGCTGCAGTCAATTGCCCACCTCAAGGCCAACTATGGACCACATGAAGAGCTTATCGCGATGCTGTATATAGCGCTGGCTGTTGCTCAAAGTCTCCAGGCAGCCGCGCGGATAGACATGCTTCTGCTGATAGGTGTCATTGGAAGTGGCCTGATAACAGCTCGCGGGTACCAGCAAATGCAACTGCCTGTAGTCGTCTGAATTGTTCTAGCCGCAACAGTGCTGTGTGGCCTCGTTCTGATGCATTAGCTCCAGGCCAGCTCCAGCTGGTGCCAGGCACTGTCGGTAGCTATATGCGACGGATTGTTGTAGTGATGCAGCTGCAGGTACTGCACACCCAGGCAAATCAGTATAAACAGTGTGAACTGCAGGCGAAAAGTTATTTCAGTTGGGTTTCTGGCGGATCTTAAGGGTACTTACGATTAGATTGACACACAAGAGATTGCAGATCAGGCCGTAGCAGCCGAACATTACGATCATGCAGATTGTTCCCTCAAGAACCATGCTTTTTACGAAGTACGTGTGCTCCGGCGTATTGGGCTCTGCTGCCTGGAGGCCCAGTCCTGCCCCGCACATAACACCAATGCCCAGCAGCTGGGGGAGAAGAGAATATCTAAGTCAGAAATAAATATGTGTAGATTCAGTGGCTTACCATATAGAGCAGATTGGCGAGCAGGCCCGAAAGCTTGATTGTGTTGTAGCAGCGGTTCATGGCGAGAATGCTGTAATCTCTAGCAGATGCGCCGAATTTAAGCAATTTGCAATCTCTACAAGAGGCAAGCGATAAGCCAGAACGAAAACTCGTAAAGGAAAAAGTGCAGCGACACTTTCTACAATCAGAGGGTTTAATCAAGTGACATATACAAGTGTTCGATGGTAGTAAGTACTTCCGTACTTCTGTACAGCTAAAAATTGTCTAAAAACTTGCTTAATAAATATGACATAGACATAGAATACGAGTAAATCTAAAGTTCTATCGCGTCGCAATATGGCTCGAGAGAAAAACAAACTCTCGAGCGTATTTGGATACATAAAATGTTTCACAAACAATTCTTGTGGGTCTGTATCGTGGTTCGGGTGAGaggggtggtggtggtgttggtattAATCTGAATATGTCGGCTATTTGTGTTGGTTTGTTACATGTTTAAATAAAGAACACAACGAGTGGCGCCCCGTTCaaaaattttaataaatatCACATTGTGTTAAAAGAGTTGATGGCAGGGTAATTGGATCATGTCCTGGCATTCCTAGCtcttccattccattcctcGTCCTATAAACGCCATGGCAGTGGGATGAAGCCCCACTTCTGTGTGATATCCTTGAAGTCGCACTGCATGCAGAGCACCACTTTCTCCTGCTTCTGAAGTCGTGCATTTGTAGCCGCCTTGAGTGTGAGGCACAGCTTAGTGTCCCGATGTGAGATTTGCTGGGTCTGCGGGCAGTAGAAAGGGGAGGTATAAACAGCATTGCTTCATTCTCTTTAGCCCACTCACATCCATGTCGTAATTCCAAAGCTGGCTGGCATCACCGGCGCACTGAGTCAGCATCACGTTTGAGGTGGTGGCATTGCGGTTCTTAAGAAGCTTGATCACTCCCTGTTTGGGTGGGCGGTAGGCCAGGCAGATGTTATCATTGGTCATAATCTGTCCCTTGGGGGTGATCACGAACATGTCCATGGTCTGGGCATGCGACGTGCAGTCGCCCACTGTGACGGGTTGCAGAGAGGAACGCGGCGCAACCTCCTTCAGTGGACGCAGACACTTGTCCCGCTCTAGATCGATCAGAGAAATAAACTCCTCCGACTTGCTCTCTATCTCCTCGAAGGCCCGCTTCCATTCCCGTGACAGGGCACGTCCCGGAATATTCTTCATGTGTTTGCTGTAGGCCTGGGCGCACTCCGTCTCTCCATCCAGCCAGATTATCTTGCCGAAGAAGCGATCGGGTGCTGGGAAGAAGTGTTCCGGCCAAATGTTCTCCAAGTACCAGGCAAACGAATTGCACTGCAGCTTCTCCCGTAGAGCCAAGCGTTCCGTCACGTTAACTTTATCTTTGACACTCAGCGATAGTCTAGAAGTATACAGCATGACGAAGTACTGCCAATCGTCCATCCAGACGGTGGCAGCCCTAGCCAAATTGTCTGTGAGCACCTCGCTCATGCCGCCAGGAAACGTGTAGGGCGTACTACTGCGAAATACGTGACCCACGTGGGAGCAGGGGCTGATCTCAACCCTTCCGCCGCATTGCCAGATCCGGAAGGACATCTCGACATTTTCTCCGCCCCAAACACGCATGTTGTTGTCGTAGGATCCCATTTCATAGAAGTAGTTGCGATCGATGGCGAACAGACCGCCAGCCAAGCCAGGAGTGGCTATGGGGGCCGTGGAGTCCTTGGCTGTGATTTCCGTAGTCTGGCGTTTCCTCTCCGAAGAGAACCAGCGGAAGCTCAGCTGCCAGTTAAAGCCACCCCAATGGTTCTCAAACGTCTTCGTGTAGCTGAAGTTGTCGTCGGATATGATGTCGATCACTGGACAGATGACCACATTGCGTGCCTCCTTGATGCGCGCCAACAGGGGCTCCAGCCAGATACGCGAGCATTCGCAGTGGGCATCCAGGAAGGTTAGTACATCTCCGCGGGCATGTTCGGCACCTAGGAGGCGAGCGGGAACCAAACCGCTGCGCTTTTTCATGCGGTAGATCCGAGTGGGCACCGCCAGAACCCGTATATAGCTCTCCAGCTGACGCTTCAGATAAGCTGcgaaaaagaaaaccaaaactagTGTTATTCGGTCTTCTGGACTACCAAGAGCCTTGCTTACAGCGCTCGCTGGCATCGTCAACCAAAATGATTTCCTTGAGCAAATGGCGGGGCGAGCGGTTGATGACGCTGGTTATGGTGCGCCGCAGGACGGACCAGGCCTCGTTATGGAACACAATGATCACTGAAGTGCTGGGCAAGCCACTGTCATACTTCTTGTCGCGGCATCTACAACGAAAGTACTGTCTTAGATGGAGAGCATTCCCTTGAGGGCAGGTCGCACTCACTCCGGGGTACGATAGTCCTTGAGAGTGCGATTGAGGGGAATACGATCGCTGGCCAGCAGGTTGAAGCTGTTGAAGCGAAAGCGGTGGCGGGGCGGTACAACAACGGGTCGCCCGTCGGCTCCCTCGCCAGGGACAGGCTTGAACTGGTTGATGTTGTAATCGTCTGCCAATGAATGGATTTATAcattcatttatttatttatgtctgCATATTGTGACATTGGTGATGAGAGATGCTTGATGTCTACTCACCTGCAGTCATGTTGCCGAAGATGTCTCCCTTGCCAATATAATGGGCCACGATACTTTTATGCGGCCAGAGGGAGCGACGTTTCGGCAGCGGTTTCAAATGACTTTGCAAGAAACCCATTAAATCACCAGCCCATCCAATGCGATCCGATTCGATACGCGGCAATCCGAGGGCAAGTGATCCACAAAGGCATAGAAAAAGATGTGACAATGGTATTAAATTTAGCATTTTACAATAACTCGAATCACGCGAGGTGATGGCAAAACAAACAAGAAGAAATGCAAAGTGGTTTGAAGACCGAACACCAAAACACCGAAAACCGAAAGTCGAGGCGACCCGCTCGAGtggaacaacaacagccagtCACTTGCAACATGGCCAGACGTGGGCTCCAAAGGAAATTATGCAATGCCAgccggaggaggaggtggcATAGAGGTCTGCTGCACTCCATCCTAATggactttttatacccgatactcaaaatgagtattggggtatattagatttgtggtaaaagtggatgtgtgtaacgtccagaaggaatcgtttccgaccccataaagtatatatattcttgatcagcatcaatagccgagtcgattgagccacgtctgtccgtccccttcagcgcctagtgctcaaagactataagagctagagcaacgatgttttggatccagacttctgtgatatgtcactgctacaaaaatatttcaaaacttcgccccgcccacttccgcccccacaaaggacgaaaatctgtggcatccacatttttaaagatacgataaaaccaaaaacgcagaatcgtagaggatgactatatgttttagaatgtaaaatctcaaccagatcgtataattattatagccagaatcaagaaaacaatttcattctttctcgctctgtctctctctaacacacaggtttaatggtcggctttgccaattgcaaaatatgagttcaaggatctcagaacctataagagccagagcaaccaaatttggtatccacactcctgtgatatcggaccttgaccgtttcgcccccgcaaaggacgaaaatctggggcatccacaaatctcagcgactattaaggctagagtaaccaaatttggtatccgcacttctgttagatctcactataaaacgtatatcttagaatttcgccccacccccttccgcccacacaaagggacgaaaatctgttgcatccacaatattgcacattcgagaaaactaaaaacgcagaatcatagataatgaccatatctatcagattgctgaatctggaccagatcttcgtcctacacttcgtcctgtagtcctcattccatttgtatactaaaaagttcctaatttctctttgagcctccttgaagctgtattttatatttattttaaacccctcacttgtagcagcctttgctgctatgtcagtcttttcgttgatggccacacccttgtgaccagggacccatagaatgtcaagtttctgaatgtctgattggttaattatgttgtgaatatcattaactaggtacgagtctgtattcttattatacccgatactcaaaatgagtattggggtatattagatttgtggtaaaagtggatgtgtgtaacgtccagaaggaatcgtttccgaccccatagagtatatatattcttgatcagcatcaatagccgagtcgattgagccctgtctgtctgtccgtctgtccgtccccttcagcgcctagtgctcaaagactataagagctagagcaacgatgttttggacccagatttctgtgatatgtcactgctacaaaaatatttcaaaacttcgccccgcccacttccgcccccacaaaagacgaaaatctgtggcatccacaattttaaagatatgagaaaaccaaaaacgtcgaattgtagagaatgaccatatctttaagactgcgaaatctgaattggatcgtattattattatagccagcatcaagaaaacaatttcattttttctcgccctgtctctctctaacacacacgtagcataggcggctttgcttagagtaaaacattagcgcctagatctcagagactacaaaagctagagcaaccaaatttggtatccacactcctgttagatcttactataaaacgtgtatctcaaaatttcaccctacccccttccgcccacacaaaagacgaaaatctgttgcatccacaatattgcacattcgagaaaactaaaaacgcagaatcatagataatgaccatatctatcagattgctgaatctggatcagatcagatcatttttatagccaataggaacaaatcaatttgcagtggctacgcagcgcccgacgtcacgctcagactgattttctgtctctctcgcacgcactctttgtcgtgtcgtttaataatagcggcgtctgccggaggagagccatactgacttagtatcgggtataactgtagtgttgcggtgtccgcagcaactcacaacgttccccctcgtttttaattaaattaatagctcctaatccatcacttaaaatcacagcctttttgtaattatatttaagatATTGTTCGCAGGCCTTTTTAAGGCCTACGAGTTCGGCACCTACTGAGGATAAtctgttttttatacccgatactcaaaatgagtattggggtatattagatttgtggtaaaagtggatgtgtgtaccgtccaaaaggaatcgtttccgaccccataaagtatatatattcttgatcagcatcaatagccgagtcgattgagccatgtctgtctgtccgtccgtccgtctgtccgtccgtccgtccccttcagctcCTAGTGctcatcaatagccgagtcgtttgagccctgtctgtctgtccgtccgtccgtctgtccgtctgtccgtccccttcagcgcctagtgctcaaagactatacgagctagagcaacgaagttttggatccagacttctgtgatatgtcactgctacaaaaatatttcaaaactttgccccgcccacttccgcccccacaaaggacgaaaatctgtggcatccacaattttaaagatatgagaaaaccaaaaacgtagaattgtagagaatgaccatatctttaagactgcggaatctgaattggatcgtattattattatagccagcatcaagaaaacaatttcattttttctcgccctgtctctctctaacacacacgtagcataggcggctttgcttagagtaaaacattagcgcctagatctcagagactttaaaagctagagcaaccaaatttggtatccacactcctaatatatcggaccgagacgaatttgttt is part of the Drosophila miranda strain MSH22 chromosome Y unlocalized genomic scaffold, D.miranda_PacBio2.1 Contig_Y1_pilon, whole genome shotgun sequence genome and harbors:
- the LOC117190921 gene encoding protein late bloomer-like translates to MACRVSFLKTLLIILNVLLSLIGVTLIALSVYELNSSTPGTFEHIAIVIQIFVGSFVILTSFLGCFAAARVSLGLVWTYVICLLILLCLQIYIIAAAHSTNYVERSRSEFLALWSDPRTNVERLSLIEQKYSCCGQVGAHDYILLSRGIPTNCYRNFDRQQDNLFTEGCLAAVQAHANDNVAIGLVIKWLLLVVEFAALGAATHLGITVHNKLRRERF
- the LOC117190919 gene encoding polypeptide N-acetylgalactosaminyltransferase 3-like, which produces MGFLQSHLKPLPKRRSLWPHKSIVAHYIGKGDIFGNMTADDYNINQFKPVPGEGADGRPVVVPPRHRFRFNSFNLLASDRIPLNRTLKDYRTPECRDKKYDSGLPSTSVIIVFHNEAWSVLRRTITSVINRSPRHLLKEIILVDDASERSYLKRQLESYIRVLAVPTRIYRMKKRSGLVPARLLGAEHARGDVLTFLDAHCECSRIWLEPLLARIKEARNVVICPVIDIISDDNFSYTKTFENHWGGFNWQLSFRWFSSERKRQTTEITAKDSTAPIATPGLAGGLFAIDRNYFYEMGSYDNNMRVWGGENVEMSFRIWQCGGRVEISPCSHVGHVFRSSTPYTFPGGMSEVLTDNLARAATVWMDDWQYFVMLYTSRLSLSVKDKVNVTERLALREKLQCNSFAWYLENIWPEHFFPAPDRFFGKIIWLDGETECAQAYSKHMKNIPGRALSREWKRAFEEIESKSEEFISLIDLERDKCLRPLKEVAPRSSLQPVTVGDCTSHAQTMDMFVITPKGQIMTNDNICLAYRPPKQGVIKLLKNRNATTSNVMLTQCAGDASQLWNYDMDTQQISHRDTKLCLTLKAATNARLQKQEKVVLCMQCDFKDITQKWGFIPLPWRL